A window of the Sphingobium sp. CAP-1 genome harbors these coding sequences:
- a CDS encoding LysR family transcriptional regulator — protein sequence MFDWDDLRVFLAVARARKMAPAARALGIDATTIARRLARLEKALDAELFEVGPGERTLTARGQELLRHAEAAESAALAAMEDVQGQEQRLSGHVRLSVAEGFGTWVLAPGMGDFNRRHPGIRLDLITASGFLNPSNREADMAVMLARPQRGRLTVRRLGDYRLHLYASPAYLERVGRPGKPADLRDCTLIGYVPEFIFSPELDYLDEVEAGLEAKLRSTSIIMQQKMIAQGAGIGVLPDFIGRHDPGLMPLMANRVEIIRSFWLVMHGDLRRLGRIGAVADWVQERIETLKPIDGARASR from the coding sequence ATGTTCGACTGGGATGATCTGCGCGTGTTTCTGGCGGTGGCGCGGGCGCGCAAGATGGCGCCGGCGGCGCGCGCGCTGGGCATCGACGCCACGACCATCGCCCGGCGGCTGGCACGGCTGGAAAAGGCGCTGGACGCCGAACTGTTCGAAGTCGGTCCGGGGGAGAGGACGCTGACGGCGCGGGGGCAGGAATTGCTGCGCCATGCAGAAGCGGCCGAAAGCGCGGCGTTGGCGGCGATGGAAGATGTGCAGGGCCAGGAACAGCGATTGTCGGGGCATGTTCGCCTGTCGGTGGCGGAAGGGTTCGGAACCTGGGTGCTGGCGCCGGGGATGGGCGATTTCAACCGGCGGCATCCGGGCATCAGGCTGGACCTGATTACCGCATCGGGTTTCCTCAACCCCTCCAACCGTGAGGCCGACATGGCGGTGATGCTGGCGCGGCCGCAGCGCGGCCGGCTGACGGTGCGGCGGCTGGGCGACTATCGGCTGCACCTCTATGCGTCGCCCGCCTATCTGGAGCGGGTCGGGCGGCCGGGCAAGCCCGCCGACCTGCGCGACTGCACGCTGATCGGCTATGTCCCGGAATTCATCTTTTCACCCGAACTCGACTATCTGGACGAGGTGGAGGCCGGGCTGGAGGCCAAATTGCGATCGACCAGCATCATCATGCAGCAGAAGATGATCGCGCAAGGCGCGGGCATCGGCGTTCTGCCCGATTTCATCGGCCGGCATGATCCTGGCCTGATGCCGTTGATGGCCAATCGGGTGGAGATTATCCGCAGCTTCTGGCTGGTCATGCATGGCGATTTGCGGCGGCTGGGGCGGATCGGCGCGGTCGCCGACTGGGTGCAGGAACGCATTGAGACATTAAAGCCAATCGACGGCGCCCGCGCATCTCGCTAA
- a CDS encoding acyl-CoA dehydrogenase family protein produces MTQFDLTDDQRAIQDMARRFTADAITPHAAEWDEKHVFPRDTIRAAAELGFGGIYVSEEAGGIGLGRLESALIMEAMAYGCPSTSAFISIHNMSAWMIDRFGSQTVKDKYLPDLVPMTRMASYCLTEAGAGSDAGALKTRAVRDGDHYVVTGSKQFISGGGENDIYVVMLRTGEEGPKGISCLVIEKDMAGVSFGAQERKLGWHSQPTAQVNFDGVRVPLDNLVGGEGEGFRIAMMGLDGGRLNIGACSLGGAQRCIDEAVQYTKDRKQFGQSIADFQNTQFTLADMQTELEAARTLLYAAAVKVTENAPDKTRFAAMAKRFATDTGSSVVDRALQLHGGYGYLMDYPIERFWRDLRVHSILEGTNQVMRMIVARDMLRQ; encoded by the coding sequence ATGACCCAATTCGACCTGACCGATGACCAGCGCGCGATCCAGGACATGGCGCGGCGCTTCACCGCCGACGCGATCACGCCGCACGCGGCGGAGTGGGACGAAAAGCATGTCTTCCCCCGCGACACCATCCGCGCGGCGGCGGAACTGGGTTTCGGCGGCATCTATGTGTCGGAGGAAGCGGGCGGCATCGGCCTTGGCCGGCTGGAATCCGCGCTCATCATGGAAGCGATGGCCTATGGTTGCCCGTCGACCAGCGCCTTCATCTCGATCCACAATATGAGCGCGTGGATGATCGACCGGTTCGGCAGCCAGACGGTGAAGGACAAATATCTGCCCGACCTCGTCCCGATGACGCGCATGGCCAGCTATTGCCTGACCGAAGCCGGCGCCGGATCGGACGCCGGCGCGCTCAAGACCAGGGCGGTCAGAGACGGCGACCATTATGTCGTGACCGGTTCCAAACAGTTCATCTCCGGCGGCGGCGAGAATGACATCTATGTCGTGATGCTGCGCACCGGCGAGGAGGGGCCGAAGGGCATAAGCTGCCTTGTCATCGAAAAGGACATGGCCGGCGTCAGCTTCGGCGCGCAGGAGCGCAAGCTGGGCTGGCATTCGCAGCCCACCGCGCAGGTCAATTTCGATGGCGTGCGCGTGCCGCTGGACAATCTGGTCGGCGGCGAAGGCGAAGGCTTCCGCATCGCGATGATGGGGCTGGACGGCGGCCGGCTCAATATCGGCGCCTGCTCGCTCGGCGGCGCGCAGCGCTGCATCGACGAGGCGGTTCAGTACACGAAGGACCGCAAGCAGTTCGGCCAGTCCATCGCCGACTTCCAGAACACGCAATTCACCCTGGCCGACATGCAGACCGAACTGGAGGCGGCCCGCACCCTGCTCTACGCCGCCGCGGTGAAGGTGACGGAGAATGCGCCCGACAAGACCCGCTTCGCCGCCATGGCCAAGCGTTTCGCCACCGACACCGGATCGTCGGTGGTCGATCGCGCGCTGCAACTCCATGGCGGCTATGGCTATCTGATGGATTATCCGATCGAACGCTTCTGGCGCGACCTGCGCGTCCATTCGATCCTGGAAGGCACCAATCAGGTGATGCGGATGATCGTCGCGCGGGACATGCTGCGACAATAG
- a CDS encoding enoyl-CoA hydratase/isomerase family protein: MTDQVLTTIENGVGRIRLNRPRAIHALTPEMCDAINAALLGWATDDGVVVVMIDHLPAPDGDPKLSRGFCAGGDIALIATSAKADCVEAERFFTLEYRMNHLLFVYPKPIVAFIDGIVMGGGVGISLPARFRVATERTTFAMPETGIGLFPDVGGGWYLPRLPGRIGAWLAATGARIDGADCAAIGIATHYIASDRLDAVKARILADPTGLGEILDENADATPPATLNAHRAEIDRLFASDRAEEIVAALRADGGAWAGRQLAVLATKSPQTIKVALRQLVEGGRKQSFADNMAMEFGLACAIIRRPDFVEGVRAVIFDKDNAPSWSPATLEEVSDAMIDAIFAPLPADRRWTPLPGIGAAG; the protein is encoded by the coding sequence ATGACCGACCAAGTCCTGACCACAATCGAAAATGGCGTCGGCCGTATCCGCCTCAACCGGCCAAGGGCGATCCACGCCCTCACCCCGGAAATGTGCGACGCGATCAACGCCGCGCTGCTCGGCTGGGCGACGGATGACGGCGTCGTCGTGGTGATGATCGATCACCTCCCCGCGCCGGATGGCGATCCGAAATTGTCACGCGGCTTCTGCGCCGGCGGCGACATCGCCCTGATCGCGACCAGCGCGAAGGCCGATTGCGTCGAGGCCGAACGCTTCTTCACCCTCGAATATCGGATGAACCATCTGCTGTTCGTCTATCCCAAGCCGATCGTCGCCTTCATCGACGGCATCGTCATGGGCGGCGGTGTCGGCATCTCCCTCCCGGCCCGCTTCCGCGTCGCGACCGAGCGGACGACTTTCGCCATGCCCGAAACCGGCATCGGCCTGTTCCCGGACGTGGGCGGCGGCTGGTATCTGCCACGCCTGCCCGGCCGGATCGGCGCCTGGCTCGCCGCCACCGGCGCGCGGATCGACGGGGCGGACTGCGCCGCGATCGGCATCGCCACCCATTATATCGCGTCGGACAGGCTGGACGCGGTCAAGGCGCGCATCCTCGCTGATCCAACCGGCCTTGGCGAGATATTGGACGAGAATGCGGATGCCACCCCGCCCGCGACACTGAACGCGCACCGGGCGGAGATCGACCGGCTGTTCGCCTCCGACAGAGCGGAGGAGATCGTCGCCGCGCTGCGCGCCGATGGCGGCGCATGGGCGGGCAGGCAACTGGCCGTCCTCGCCACCAAATCGCCCCAGACGATCAAGGTGGCGCTGCGCCAACTGGTCGAGGGTGGGAGGAAACAGAGCTTCGCCGACAATATGGCGATGGAGTTCGGCCTCGCCTGCGCGATCATCCGCCGCCCCGATTTTGTCGAGGGCGTGCGCGCGGTGATTTTCGACAAGGATAACGCCCCCTCCTGGTCCCCGGCGACGCTGGAGGAAGTGAGCGACGCGATGATCGACGCCATCTTCGCGCCGCTGCCGGCGGACAGGCGATGGACGCCGCTGCCGGGCATCGGCGCGGCGGGCTGA
- the mmsB gene encoding 3-hydroxyisobutyrate dehydrogenase has protein sequence MTQTIAFIGLGNMGGGMAANLLRNGYAVRAFDLSEEALAKAESHGAVRATSAADAVTGADAVVTMLPAGKHVESVYTEQVFGAARAGALFLDCSTIDVATARRVIEAATGQGFAMVDAPVSGGIAAANGGTLTFMVGGADAAFAKAKPILSAMGKAVIHAGGAGNGQAAKICNNMLLGATMVATCETFAMAKKLGLDPQTFYDISSVSSGQSWSMTSYCPVPGVGPQSPSDNGYQGGFAVGLMLKDLKLATQAAALVGASVPMGNAAEALYQLLANQGEAGRDFSLMIEMLEGK, from the coding sequence ATGACCCAGACGATCGCCTTCATCGGCCTTGGCAATATGGGCGGCGGCATGGCTGCCAATCTGCTCAGGAACGGCTATGCCGTGCGCGCCTTCGACCTGTCGGAAGAGGCATTGGCCAAGGCGGAAAGCCATGGCGCGGTGCGCGCGACCAGCGCCGCCGACGCCGTGACCGGCGCTGACGCCGTGGTGACGATGCTGCCCGCCGGCAAGCATGTCGAAAGCGTCTATACCGAGCAGGTATTCGGCGCGGCCAGGGCCGGCGCGCTGTTCCTCGACTGCTCGACCATCGATGTCGCCACCGCCCGCCGGGTGATCGAAGCGGCAACCGGACAAGGCTTCGCCATGGTCGACGCCCCCGTCTCCGGCGGCATCGCGGCGGCCAATGGCGGCACGCTGACCTTCATGGTCGGCGGCGCGGACGCGGCCTTCGCCAAGGCCAAGCCGATCCTGTCCGCCATGGGCAAGGCGGTGATCCATGCCGGCGGCGCGGGCAATGGACAGGCGGCCAAGATCTGCAACAATATGCTGCTGGGCGCGACCATGGTGGCCACCTGCGAGACGTTCGCCATGGCGAAGAAGCTGGGGCTGGACCCGCAGACCTTTTACGACATCAGCAGCGTGTCGTCGGGTCAAAGCTGGTCGATGACCAGCTATTGCCCCGTCCCCGGCGTCGGCCCGCAATCGCCGTCCGACAATGGCTATCAGGGCGGCTTCGCGGTCGGGCTGATGCTCAAGGATCTGAAACTGGCGACGCAAGCCGCCGCGCTGGTCGGCGCGTCGGTGCCGATGGGCAATGCGGCCGAAGCGCTCTACCAGTTGCTCGCCAATCAGGGTGAAGCCGGTCGCGACTTCTCCCTGATGATCGAGATGCTGGAAGGGAAATAG
- a CDS encoding dipeptidase, which produces MRAGLMLGAALIALLPIAAQAEAPAVSKQVYQLHQKMVTLDSHLDTPASLDLPGWSIDEEHGVHSDFTQVDLPRMKKGGLDGGFWAIYTGQGPLTIEGFRKARDFALLRGMSIRNMVAADPANFQLATEAKDAAPIAAAGKRIVYMSIENAYPLGEDVSLLKTFYDMGVRVSGFAHFAHNQFADSSTDPSKKPRYGGLSPLGKELLKEMNRLGIVPDASHSSDQVLDDLLALSTTPVLLTHSGCKAVYDHPRNIDDDHLKALAAKGGVIQMNAYGAYLRASTPNPQRQEALKALFGQMREDAKLSPEARAALLTKRQEIDRLYPDTDRPTFDDFLAHMLHALKVVGPEHVGIGLDWDGGGGVVGLEDVVDLPKITAALLKAGYSEADIQKIWSGNVLGVLAAAEAGKGT; this is translated from the coding sequence ATGCGGGCAGGATTGATGCTGGGGGCGGCGCTGATCGCGCTGCTTCCGATCGCCGCGCAGGCGGAGGCGCCGGCGGTGTCGAAGCAGGTCTACCAGTTGCACCAGAAGATGGTCACGCTGGACAGCCATCTCGATACGCCGGCATCGCTGGACCTGCCGGGCTGGTCGATCGACGAGGAGCATGGCGTTCATAGCGACTTCACCCAGGTAGACCTGCCGCGCATGAAGAAGGGCGGCCTGGATGGCGGTTTCTGGGCGATCTATACCGGGCAGGGGCCGCTGACGATCGAGGGCTTCCGCAAGGCGCGCGACTTCGCGCTGCTGCGCGGCATGTCGATCCGCAACATGGTCGCGGCCGATCCCGCCAATTTCCAGCTCGCGACCGAGGCAAAGGACGCCGCGCCGATCGCGGCGGCGGGCAAGCGGATCGTCTATATGTCGATCGAGAACGCCTATCCGCTGGGCGAGGATGTGTCGCTGCTCAAGACTTTCTACGACATGGGCGTGCGGGTGTCGGGCTTTGCCCATTTCGCGCATAACCAGTTCGCCGACAGTTCGACCGACCCGTCGAAGAAGCCGCGCTATGGCGGGCTCAGTCCGCTGGGCAAGGAATTGCTGAAGGAAATGAACCGGCTCGGCATTGTGCCCGATGCGTCGCACAGTTCGGACCAGGTGCTGGACGATCTGCTGGCGCTGTCGACAACGCCGGTCCTGCTGACCCATTCGGGTTGCAAGGCGGTCTATGACCATCCGCGCAACATCGATGACGATCATCTGAAGGCGCTGGCGGCGAAGGGCGGGGTGATCCAGATGAACGCCTATGGCGCCTATCTGCGCGCGTCCACGCCCAATCCGCAGCGGCAGGAAGCATTGAAGGCGCTGTTCGGGCAAATGCGCGAGGACGCGAAACTGTCGCCGGAAGCGCGGGCCGCCCTGCTGACCAAACGGCAGGAGATCGACCGGCTCTATCCCGACACCGACCGGCCGACCTTTGACGATTTTCTGGCGCATATGCTCCATGCGCTGAAGGTCGTGGGACCGGAGCATGTCGGCATCGGCCTCGACTGGGACGGCGGCGGTGGCGTGGTGGGGCTTGAGGATGTGGTCGACCTGCCCAAGATCACCGCCGCGCTGCTGAAGGCGGGCTATAGCGAGGCTGATATCCAGAAAATCTGGTCCGGCAATGTGCTGGGCGTGCTGGCTGCGGCGGAGGCGGGGAAGGGGACGTAA
- a CDS encoding TonB-dependent receptor: MSVRSSVRRSSRAALLLACAFGALNSASAQEPSAEDDTITVTGRRISESSEAIGADKVTNTVGITRDALLSAPSGISGLKMLEQLPGFNVQTDGPLGLYEFGNSVQTRAFNLDQIGFLVDGIPTGRSDAFGGSPVFRYVDNENLGRVEASVGAGDVGLPSYSSLGPIISYNSIAPQDDMGLFVSQSFGDNNLKRTFIRASTGKVGPFKAYVSRTKLDSDLWRGAGSVDREHWEAQVHADLGGTSWGRFKFVSNDFFDYDSPTLSRTQYASATPSFNGLGGTGRDIGYIVAPPNTTAGFTPTVPGIAYSNSAYANSYNLAINVRKDKLYGATVHLGIADNVWFESTAYWEDKGGYGVSPDTYANSLFYYTGQNAIGLPVNAPKGTQFGRSGVGGDRYGLTTKLHWELGSHAVEAGAWVEQDKYHRTQARYNTTDGSPSSPADLDSLVFLRRDYRSKRDTTQLFLKDTIKLADDRLIVDLGFKSLFLDYHYFGYRDFADYFRNIGTAAAPNYVAGWGQHGATASYNDGFLPMAGLIYKLDGHTQLFASFAENTALPKGLDDIFSVVPTNGALAPTPKPEKSRNFELGVRTNQSEFYGALAFYFTKFDDRIAQTAIAVAGTTELQSVYTNVGRVRSYGAEFTGTYKPAFLNGLAYFNLNATYNNAKFQDDLPNGTALAGKYLPDSAKWIVNGGVTVEPASWLVANFSGKYTSSRFASLTNLRPDPANAAGPQISSAIPGFTIFSAYVDIGDGITLGPVKSVKARFNVDNLFDKDTLSFISPQTAVDGFFRPQSPRTFQFTISGEI; encoded by the coding sequence ATGTCTGTCCGTTCGTCCGTCCGCCGTTCGTCGCGCGCGGCCCTCTTGCTGGCCTGCGCATTCGGCGCGCTGAATTCCGCCTCGGCGCAGGAGCCGTCGGCGGAGGATGACACCATCACCGTCACCGGCCGCCGCATCTCCGAATCCTCCGAAGCGATCGGCGCGGACAAGGTGACGAACACCGTCGGCATTACCCGCGACGCGCTGCTCTCCGCCCCGTCAGGCATTTCCGGGCTAAAGATGCTGGAGCAATTGCCCGGCTTCAACGTCCAGACGGACGGGCCGCTCGGCCTCTATGAATTCGGTAACAGCGTCCAGACCCGCGCCTTCAACCTCGACCAGATCGGCTTCCTGGTCGATGGTATCCCCACCGGCCGCAGCGACGCCTTCGGCGGCAGCCCGGTGTTCCGCTATGTCGACAATGAAAATCTGGGCCGGGTCGAAGCATCGGTCGGCGCCGGCGACGTGGGTCTGCCCAGTTACTCTTCGCTCGGCCCCATCATCTCCTACAACAGCATCGCGCCGCAGGACGATATGGGCCTGTTCGTGTCGCAGAGCTTCGGCGACAACAACCTGAAGCGCACCTTCATCCGCGCCAGCACCGGCAAGGTCGGGCCGTTCAAAGCCTATGTCAGTCGCACCAAGCTGGACAGCGACCTGTGGCGCGGCGCCGGTTCAGTGGACCGCGAACATTGGGAGGCGCAGGTCCATGCCGATCTGGGCGGGACCAGCTGGGGGCGCTTCAAATTCGTGTCGAACGACTTTTTCGACTATGATTCGCCCACGCTCAGCCGCACCCAATATGCGTCGGCCACGCCGTCTTTCAACGGCCTGGGCGGCACTGGCCGCGACATCGGCTATATCGTCGCACCGCCCAACACGACGGCGGGTTTCACGCCGACCGTGCCGGGCATCGCCTATTCCAACTCCGCCTATGCCAACAGCTACAACCTCGCCATCAACGTGCGGAAGGACAAGCTGTACGGCGCGACCGTGCATCTGGGCATCGCCGACAATGTGTGGTTCGAAAGCACGGCCTATTGGGAGGACAAGGGCGGCTATGGCGTCTCGCCCGACACCTATGCCAACAGCCTCTTCTATTATACTGGCCAAAATGCGATAGGCCTGCCGGTGAATGCGCCCAAGGGCACGCAGTTTGGCCGTTCGGGCGTGGGCGGCGACCGCTATGGCCTGACGACCAAGCTGCACTGGGAACTGGGCAGTCACGCGGTCGAAGCGGGCGCATGGGTGGAACAGGACAAATATCACCGTACGCAGGCCCGCTACAACACGACCGACGGCTCGCCCTCTAGCCCCGCCGACCTCGACAGCCTCGTATTCCTGCGTCGCGATTATAGGTCCAAGCGGGACACGACTCAGCTTTTCCTCAAGGACACGATCAAGCTGGCCGACGACCGGCTGATCGTCGATCTGGGCTTCAAGTCGCTGTTCCTCGATTATCATTATTTCGGCTATCGTGACTTTGCCGACTATTTCCGCAATATCGGCACCGCCGCCGCGCCCAACTATGTCGCGGGCTGGGGACAGCATGGCGCGACCGCCAGCTATAATGACGGTTTCCTGCCGATGGCGGGCCTGATCTACAAGCTGGACGGACACACGCAGCTCTTCGCCTCCTTTGCGGAAAATACCGCGTTGCCCAAGGGGCTGGACGACATCTTCTCCGTCGTCCCAACGAACGGCGCGCTGGCACCGACGCCAAAGCCTGAAAAGTCCCGCAATTTCGAACTGGGCGTCCGGACCAACCAGTCGGAATTCTATGGCGCGCTCGCATTCTATTTCACCAAATTTGATGATCGGATCGCCCAGACGGCGATCGCCGTCGCCGGCACGACGGAACTGCAAAGCGTTTACACCAATGTCGGTCGGGTCCGTTCCTACGGCGCGGAATTTACTGGCACCTACAAGCCGGCCTTCCTGAACGGCCTCGCCTATTTCAACCTTAACGCCACCTACAACAATGCGAAGTTCCAGGACGATCTGCCCAACGGCACGGCGCTGGCCGGCAAATATCTACCCGACAGCGCGAAATGGATCGTCAATGGCGGCGTCACCGTCGAACCGGCTAGCTGGCTGGTCGCGAACTTCAGCGGCAAATATACCAGCAGCCGCTTCGCCAGCCTGACCAATTTGCGGCCCGATCCGGCCAACGCCGCCGGCCCGCAAATCTCCTCGGCCATTCCCGGCTTCACCATCTTCAGCGCCTATGTCGACATTGGCGACGGCATCACTCTGGGTCCGGTCAAGAGCGTGAAGGCGCGGTTCAACGTCGACAATCTGTTCGACAAGGACACATTGTCGTTCATCTCGCCGCAGACGGCGGTGGACGGCTTCTTCCGCCCGCAATCGCCACGCACCTTCCAGTTCACCATATCGGGTGAGATCTGA